Proteins from one Acidobacteriota bacterium genomic window:
- a CDS encoding SGNH/GDSL hydrolase family protein, producing the protein MKRIISKLILFFILFLPLFPRDYKTELRNYVALGDSLTAGFQDGGLVVDFQIESFPALLAKQIGIPDFQQPLVSQPGIPPTLQLISIFPQIVILPKPGLGKPINLTLPRPYNNIGVPGASAYDLLYRVTDFGGAHDLILRGLGTQLQQAIFLKPNLITLWIGNNDVLKAVMSGRVIEGITLTPVSTFQQYFQAIVNALKSYTTAKLITANVPDVTSIPFVTTVPIYVVNPTTGKPVLTPDGKYIYLIGPKGPLSPGDYVTLYGAAYIANKIGIPKELGGTGIPLPDGVVLDKDEISAIRDRANKINEIISSISKQNDFPVFDINAFLKKIGSEGFYVGGVKLTTDFLTGGLFSLDAVHPSSLGYGILANELIKIINEHYEYNIPLVNLYNFIVKGRKAKTQTYSIFLGEDFKKLMLGGDIKDKLKDRD; encoded by the coding sequence ATGAAAAGAATCATCTCTAAATTAATACTCTTTTTTATTTTATTTCTCCCCTTATTTCCAAGAGATTATAAAACCGAACTGAGAAATTATGTGGCTTTAGGAGACAGTCTCACAGCTGGCTTTCAAGATGGCGGTCTTGTTGTGGATTTTCAAATCGAAAGTTTTCCTGCTTTATTAGCCAAGCAGATTGGAATACCGGATTTTCAACAACCTTTAGTATCACAGCCGGGAATCCCACCCACCCTCCAACTCATTTCAATATTTCCACAAATTGTAATACTTCCCAAACCAGGATTGGGAAAACCCATAAACCTTACACTTCCAAGACCTTACAACAACATTGGCGTTCCTGGAGCGAGTGCTTATGACCTTTTATACAGGGTAACTGATTTTGGTGGCGCCCATGATTTAATTCTGAGAGGACTTGGAACCCAACTGCAACAGGCAATTTTTTTAAAACCGAACCTTATAACCTTATGGATAGGAAATAATGATGTCCTTAAAGCAGTTATGTCGGGAAGAGTGATCGAGGGAATAACATTAACACCTGTATCTACTTTTCAGCAATACTTTCAAGCAATTGTCAATGCGTTAAAAAGTTACACTACCGCAAAATTGATAACTGCAAATGTTCCTGATGTGACTTCAATCCCCTTTGTAACAACAGTGCCAATTTATGTTGTAAACCCGACTACTGGAAAGCCAGTTTTAACACCAGATGGAAAATACATTTATTTAATAGGACCTAAAGGCCCTCTCTCCCCTGGAGATTATGTTACTCTCTATGGTGCTGCGTACATAGCAAATAAAATCGGTATCCCCAAGGAGTTAGGTGGTACTGGAATACCCCTTCCAGATGGGGTTGTTTTAGATAAAGATGAAATATCAGCCATTCGAGATAGAGCGAATAAAATTAATGAGATTATTTCTTCCATCTCAAAGCAGAACGACTTTCCTGTGTTCGACATAAATGCTTTTCTCAAAAAAATTGGATCTGAAGGCTTTTATGTTGGAGGAGTTAAACTGACAACAGACTTCCTTACAGGTGGTCTTTTTAGCCTGGATGCAGTACACCCATCCTCCCTTGGCTATGGCATTCTTGCAAATGAGTTGATAAAAATTATAAATGAACATTATGAATATAATATTCCTCTTGTAAATCTGTATAATTTCATCGTAAAAGGAAGAAAAGCAAAAACTCAAACATACAGTATATTTCTTGGAGAAGATTTCAAAAAATTAATGCTTGGAGGAGACATAAAAGATAAACTAAAGGATAGAGATTAG
- the rfbD gene encoding dTDP-4-dehydrorhamnose reductase, with product MKVALIGADGQLGSEIIRENKSYEIIPLYYPKFDVTKFEEVREYFKSLRPDAVINTAAFHRVDECEDFPEKSFFVNSISVRNLAMISNELDFTLVHFSTDYVFDGEKRSPYIEEDNPNPLNVYGTSKLVGEIFLKNIGRKYFLIRTSGLYGVSGSIEKGGNFVEFMVKFAKEGRKIRVVRDQVLTPTNARELAIKILKLINTDLYGVFHMTNEGYCSWYEFAEEIFNLIKMKVYLAPVTSEEYGAKAKRPKYSVLENKNLKNTDIEGFSHWREALESYLKEKRYI from the coding sequence ATGAAAGTTGCTCTTATTGGAGCAGATGGACAGTTAGGGTCTGAAATAATTAGAGAAAATAAATCCTATGAGATAATTCCACTATACTATCCAAAATTTGATGTAACTAAATTTGAAGAAGTAAGAGAGTATTTTAAATCCTTAAGGCCTGATGCAGTAATAAATACAGCAGCCTTTCACAGAGTTGATGAATGTGAGGATTTTCCGGAAAAATCATTCTTTGTTAATTCCATCAGTGTTCGCAACCTGGCAATGATTTCAAATGAATTGGATTTCACCCTTGTTCATTTCAGCACAGATTATGTTTTTGATGGAGAAAAAAGATCCCCATATATAGAGGAGGATAATCCCAACCCTCTCAATGTCTACGGAACTTCGAAATTAGTCGGTGAAATATTTTTAAAAAATATCGGTAGAAAGTATTTTCTAATTAGAACATCGGGATTGTATGGTGTCTCTGGTTCAATTGAAAAAGGAGGAAATTTTGTTGAATTTATGGTGAAATTTGCAAAAGAAGGAAGAAAAATAAGGGTTGTAAGAGACCAGGTTTTAACGCCGACAAATGCAAGGGAACTTGCAATAAAAATCCTTAAATTGATTAATACCGATTTATATGGGGTCTTTCATATGACAAACGAGGGATACTGTTCCTGGTATGAATTCGCAGAAGAGATTTTTAATCTAATAAAAATGAAAGTTTATTTAGCTCCAGTAACATCAGAAGAGTATGGTGCAAAGGCTAAAAGGCCAAAATATTCTGTTCTTGAAAATAAGAATCTAAAAAATACAGACATTGAAGGCTTTTCTCACTGGAGAGAAGCACTCGAATCTTACTTGAAAGAAAAAAGATACATTTAA
- a CDS encoding OmpP1/FadL family transporter — MKRLKKVLFFLLTGFFLFKLFSFGSGFMLFEHGTRANGFAGAFTAQANDASAIFYNPAGIAFLDGYQLYLGATFIIPKTTFYGANPFPGYGVTEKMASQLFYPPGFHFVMPIGEKLRIGLGLFSPFGLATKWDNPDNFTGRYISQYVDLKHLALSPVVSYKFSDKFALGIGLDVRTSGITFEKNIPFFNPFTFSVIDIAHVKLSSGLTNYGVGFSFGALYRPSDRINIGFSYRHKVKVDFEGDAEFIQKSTGNPILDSLIAAKLPFGKTSVKTSITFPTIVSLGFASNFIENWVFELDLNWTEWSTYDRLFIEFPKYPELNSDSKKYYVDVFHLRLGAERKIGEKTSLRCGYVFDPSPSLPESVSTQLPDSDRHGFALGFSYNIGKNVWADFSYIYLLFEKRSTEGRNSDGYEGDYKSYANLFGISIGYKF; from the coding sequence ATGAAAAGATTAAAAAAGGTTCTTTTTTTTCTTTTAACAGGGTTTTTTCTGTTCAAGCTCTTTTCTTTCGGCTCAGGTTTTATGCTTTTTGAACATGGAACAAGAGCAAATGGGTTTGCTGGAGCATTTACAGCTCAGGCAAACGATGCTTCAGCAATTTTTTACAATCCAGCTGGAATTGCATTTCTCGATGGTTATCAACTTTATCTTGGTGCTACCTTTATAATTCCTAAAACAACCTTCTACGGAGCAAACCCTTTCCCTGGGTATGGAGTTACAGAAAAAATGGCTTCACAGCTCTTTTACCCACCAGGCTTTCATTTTGTAATGCCCATCGGAGAAAAATTAAGAATAGGCCTCGGACTATTTTCTCCCTTTGGCCTTGCTACAAAGTGGGACAACCCTGATAATTTTACAGGTAGATACATTTCCCAATATGTTGATCTGAAACATCTGGCACTATCACCAGTTGTCTCATACAAATTCTCTGATAAATTTGCCCTGGGAATTGGCCTTGATGTGAGAACTTCAGGTATAACTTTTGAAAAAAACATCCCTTTTTTCAACCCATTTACCTTTTCCGTGATAGACATTGCCCATGTAAAATTGAGTTCCGGTCTTACAAATTATGGAGTGGGATTTTCGTTTGGAGCGCTGTACAGGCCATCTGATAGGATAAACATAGGATTTTCTTACAGACACAAAGTAAAAGTGGATTTTGAAGGAGATGCTGAATTTATACAGAAATCTACTGGAAATCCAATCCTTGATAGCTTAATTGCCGCGAAATTGCCATTTGGAAAAACTTCTGTTAAAACATCTATTACTTTTCCCACAATTGTATCTCTGGGTTTTGCATCAAATTTTATCGAGAACTGGGTTTTCGAATTAGACTTAAACTGGACTGAATGGAGCACATATGACAGACTTTTTATTGAATTTCCTAAATATCCCGAATTAAACTCAGATAGTAAAAAATACTATGTAGATGTTTTTCACTTAAGATTGGGAGCTGAAAGAAAAATAGGAGAAAAAACCTCATTAAGATGTGGATATGTTTTTGATCCCTCCCCATCTTTACCAGAGTCGGTATCCACTCAGTTGCCTGATTCAGACAGGCATGGCTTTGCATTAGGCTTCAGCTATAACATTGGCAAAAATGTTTGGGCTGATTTTTCATACATATACCTTTTATTTGAGAAAAGGTCAACAGAAGGAAGAAATAGTGATGGATATGAAGGTGATTATAAGTCCTATGCAAATTTATTTGGCATAAGCATAGGGTATAAATTTTAA
- a CDS encoding DUF362 domain-containing protein, translated as MEKSKVVIEKCENYKYDEVRKSIDKIFSEFEDLSQIIKRGDKVLIKPNLLSAHPPEEAVTTHPIIVDIILEKIVKEGGIPFIGDSPSIGNLMVVAQKAGIKKVADKFGIPIKEFIRAVEVDNKEGEFKKLEIAKEAIEVDKIINLAKLKTHTQMVLTLGVKNMFGVVPGKRKTEWHLRAGTNNNFFASVLLDVYRATKPVFTIVDGIVGMDGDGPANGNARKIGLLFGGEDAVSIDKVVSHFIGLKDEELFILEAAKKINYGCIFR; from the coding sequence ATGGAAAAAAGCAAAGTAGTTATAGAAAAATGTGAAAACTATAAGTATGATGAAGTGAGAAAGTCCATTGATAAAATATTTTCTGAATTTGAAGATTTGTCTCAAATAATAAAAAGAGGGGATAAAGTATTAATAAAACCAAATTTACTCTCTGCCCATCCACCGGAAGAAGCAGTTACCACACACCCGATAATAGTGGATATAATTCTGGAGAAGATTGTGAAGGAAGGAGGGATACCATTTATTGGAGACAGCCCTTCTATTGGAAATTTGATGGTGGTAGCCCAGAAAGCTGGGATAAAAAAAGTTGCAGATAAGTTCGGCATTCCTATAAAAGAATTTATCAGGGCAGTTGAAGTAGATAACAAGGAAGGGGAATTCAAGAAGCTGGAAATTGCTAAAGAAGCTATTGAAGTCGATAAGATAATTAATCTGGCAAAGCTGAAAACTCACACTCAAATGGTCCTGACTCTTGGAGTAAAAAATATGTTTGGAGTTGTACCAGGAAAGAGAAAAACTGAATGGCATCTTAGAGCTGGTACAAATAATAATTTTTTCGCGTCGGTTTTGTTAGATGTCTATAGAGCTACAAAACCTGTTTTTACTATTGTTGACGGAATAGTAGGAATGGATGGAGACGGTCCGGCAAATGGAAATGCGCGAAAAATAGGGCTGCTTTTTGGGGGCGAAGATGCAGTTTCAATAGATAAGGTAGTTTCTCATTTTATTGGTTTAAAAGATGAAGAGTTATTCATTTTAGAGGCGGCTAAAAAAATTAACTATGGCTGCATATTCCGATGA